A genome region from Clostridium pasteurianum includes the following:
- the codY gene encoding GTP-sensing pleiotropic transcriptional regulator CodY, which yields MSVLLNKTRKLNTILQKSGTEPVVFDDICNLLSEVLECNVYVVSRKGKILGNNISSGFECEKIKKEILLNKKFPDSYNLKLLDCKETKANLKHTKNCTFYDDETCEFENKVSTIVPIIGNRERLGTLLLARFTKKFTDDDLVLAEYGATIVGLEILRSKNDEIEAEVRKKAVVQLAIGTLSYSELEAVEHIFDELDGKSEGLLVASKIADKVGITRSVIVNALRKFESAGVIESRSLGMKGTHIRILNDKLLEGLKKIK from the coding sequence ATGTCAGTACTATTAAATAAAACACGTAAGCTAAATACAATACTTCAAAAATCAGGAACGGAACCAGTTGTCTTTGATGATATATGCAATTTACTAAGCGAGGTACTTGAATGTAATGTATACGTTGTGAGCAGAAAGGGTAAAATACTAGGTAATAATATTTCAAGTGGGTTTGAATGCGAAAAGATAAAAAAAGAAATATTACTTAACAAAAAATTTCCTGATTCGTATAATTTAAAACTTTTGGATTGTAAAGAAACTAAGGCAAATTTAAAGCATACCAAGAACTGTACTTTCTATGATGATGAAACTTGTGAATTTGAAAATAAAGTTTCAACTATAGTCCCAATAATAGGTAATAGGGAAAGACTAGGAACATTGCTTTTAGCTAGATTCACTAAAAAGTTTACGGATGACGATTTAGTTTTAGCTGAATATGGTGCAACAATTGTAGGACTTGAGATATTAAGGTCTAAAAATGACGAAATAGAAGCTGAGGTTAGAAAAAAAGCAGTTGTTCAATTGGCTATTGGAACCCTATCTTACTCTGAACTTGAGGCTGTTGAACATATATTTGATGAATTAGATGGAAAAAGTGAAGGTCTTTTAGTGGCATCAAAGATTGCAGATAAAGTTGGAATAACAAGATCTGTAATTGTCAATGCACTTAGAAAATTTGAAAGTGCAGGAGTTATAGAATCTAGATCACTTGGAATGAAAGGTACACATATTAGGATTCTAAATGACAAATTATTAGAAGGGCTTAAAAAAATAAAATAA
- the topA gene encoding type I DNA topoisomerase, with protein sequence MGHKLVIVESPAKAKTIGKYLGSSYVVEASMGHVRDLPKSTLGVDIENNYNPKYITIRGKGELLDKLRKAAKKCDKIYLATDPDREGEAISWHLSKVLKIDENEKCRIEFNEITKNAIKNAIKNPRKLNLNLVDAQQARRVLDRLVGYKISPILWKKVKWGLSAGRVQSVALRMICSREKLIVDFKPEEYWSIEANLYKNAKKNKFTVKLTSFKGKKLKISSKEENENIIKDIKNGDFKVQNIKKGTKNKNSLPPFTTSTLQQDANRKLNFSTKKTMSVAQQLYEGIDIKGHGTIGLITYMRTDSVRIAKEAQVSASEFISKEYGKEYVPSSPKIYKSKKNIQDAHEAIRPTSIELTPSSIKSSLKDDQYKLYNLIWSRFIASQMSNCILNTLSIEIKNGDYSFRASGSNIKFEGFMKIYKYTTQEEEENEKIPELIVGDILKSESIDGKQHFTQPPARFTEASLVKTLEENGIGRPSTYAPIISTLIDRKYVKKEKRTIFPTELGNIVDNILSDYFKQIIDVEFTADMENKLDAVEAGKENWKKIVDEYFEPLKKAIDIAEKEVAKITIEDEVTDIKCDKCGRNMVIKHGRFGDFLACPGYPECKNTKPIVEKLQVKCPKCGGDVIVRRSKKGRRFYGCSNYPKCDFVSWFEPTDEKCPKCGSFMVKKTSKSKGNYLQCSNTECKYEKVNVEPEKK encoded by the coding sequence ATGGGACATAAATTAGTAATTGTAGAATCTCCAGCTAAAGCAAAAACTATAGGCAAATATCTGGGGAGTAGCTATGTTGTGGAAGCATCAATGGGTCATGTAAGGGATCTTCCTAAAAGTACTTTAGGAGTAGATATAGAAAATAATTATAATCCTAAATATATAACAATAAGGGGTAAGGGAGAATTATTAGATAAGCTTAGAAAGGCTGCGAAAAAATGTGATAAAATATATCTTGCAACCGACCCTGATAGAGAGGGAGAAGCTATATCTTGGCATTTGTCAAAAGTTTTAAAAATAGATGAAAATGAAAAATGCAGAATAGAATTTAATGAAATAACTAAAAATGCTATAAAAAACGCTATAAAAAATCCGAGAAAGCTTAACCTAAATCTTGTAGATGCTCAGCAAGCAAGGAGAGTACTTGATAGATTAGTTGGATATAAGATAAGTCCAATTTTGTGGAAAAAGGTTAAATGGGGATTAAGTGCCGGAAGAGTACAATCTGTTGCACTTAGAATGATTTGCAGTAGGGAAAAACTTATAGTAGATTTTAAACCAGAAGAATATTGGAGCATAGAAGCTAATTTATATAAAAATGCAAAAAAGAACAAATTTACTGTTAAATTAACTTCATTCAAAGGTAAAAAATTAAAGATAAGCAGTAAAGAAGAAAATGAAAATATAATAAAAGATATAAAAAATGGAGATTTTAAGGTACAGAATATCAAAAAAGGTACAAAAAATAAGAATTCTCTTCCACCCTTTACTACAAGTACACTTCAACAAGATGCCAATAGAAAACTAAATTTTTCAACTAAAAAAACAATGTCTGTTGCACAGCAACTCTATGAAGGAATAGATATAAAAGGACATGGAACAATAGGTCTTATTACATATATGAGAACTGATTCAGTTAGAATTGCAAAGGAAGCACAGGTTTCAGCTTCTGAATTTATATCTAAGGAATATGGAAAGGAATATGTGCCATCAAGCCCTAAAATATATAAAAGCAAAAAAAATATACAGGATGCACATGAAGCAATTAGACCAACATCCATAGAACTTACTCCTAGTAGTATTAAATCAAGCTTAAAAGATGATCAATATAAATTATATAACTTAATATGGTCAAGATTTATTGCAAGTCAGATGTCAAATTGTATTTTAAATACGTTATCAATAGAAATAAAAAATGGAGATTACTCCTTTAGAGCTTCTGGAAGTAATATTAAATTTGAGGGATTTATGAAAATTTATAAATATACTACTCAAGAAGAGGAAGAAAACGAAAAAATTCCTGAACTAATTGTAGGTGATATTTTAAAATCAGAAAGCATAGATGGAAAACAACATTTTACACAGCCTCCTGCTAGGTTTACAGAAGCTTCACTTGTAAAAACACTTGAGGAAAATGGTATAGGAAGACCAAGTACATATGCTCCTATTATTTCCACACTTATTGATAGGAAATATGTAAAAAAAGAAAAACGAACCATATTTCCAACAGAACTTGGTAATATAGTTGATAATATTCTAAGTGATTATTTTAAACAGATTATTGATGTTGAGTTTACCGCAGACATGGAAAATAAATTAGATGCTGTTGAAGCTGGAAAAGAAAATTGGAAGAAGATAGTTGACGAGTACTTTGAGCCACTAAAAAAGGCAATTGATATTGCTGAAAAAGAAGTTGCTAAAATAACCATAGAGGATGAAGTTACAGATATTAAGTGTGATAAATGCGGTAGAAATATGGTTATTAAGCATGGTAGGTTTGGAGATTTTTTGGCATGTCCTGGATATCCCGAATGCAAAAATACAAAGCCTATTGTTGAAAAATTGCAAGTAAAATGTCCAAAATGTGGCGGAGATGTAATTGTAAGAAGAAGTAAAAAAGGAAGAAGATTTTATGGATGCAGTAATTATCCAAAATGTGATTTTGTAAGCTGGTTCGAACCAACGGATGAAAAGTGCCCTAAGTGTGGAAGCTTTATGGTTAAAAAGACTAGTAAATCTAAGGGAAATTATCTTCAATGCTCTAATACAGAATGTAAATATGAGAAAGTTAATGTAGAACCAGAGAAAAAATAA
- the dprA gene encoding DNA-processing protein DprA produces MYDNDLWFTIINMSDKSKQELLKKYKTTDEILYKFRNASSFSKYKFDADEIQYTKELMRKNNMKIVFWNDEDYPKILKNYDDMPYGLFYMGNIKKLNDISLNIAVVGSRKCTQYGKDITKIISREVSLNGIGIISGMARGIDTCAHTACIENNGYTCAVLGCGANVIYPRENKDLYCKIIRSGCIISQYKPNTKPLSYNFPIRNKIISGLSKLVLVVEAGIRSGSLITAHIALDQGKDVAAVPGSVFSKMSLGTNQLIKEGAYVVRNPDDLFDVLNFEKINFKKISDTAGTVKMSQKQKQIYDIINDKPIHVDDIKQYLNIDIQELYELLFEMQLKNEIICLSGSYYVKVNKSL; encoded by the coding sequence ATGTACGATAATGATTTATGGTTTACCATAATTAACATGTCTGATAAAAGTAAGCAAGAACTTTTAAAAAAGTACAAAACTACCGATGAAATTTTGTACAAATTTAGAAATGCCTCATCGTTTAGTAAATATAAATTTGATGCTGATGAAATACAGTATACAAAAGAGTTAATGCGTAAAAATAATATGAAAATAGTTTTTTGGAATGATGAAGATTATCCTAAAATATTAAAAAACTATGATGATATGCCATATGGTTTATTTTATATGGGAAATATAAAAAAATTAAATGATATATCTCTTAATATTGCAGTTGTTGGTTCTAGAAAATGTACTCAATATGGAAAAGATATAACTAAGATAATTTCTCGTGAAGTTTCATTAAATGGTATTGGTATTATAAGTGGTATGGCTAGAGGAATAGATACATGTGCTCATACAGCATGTATAGAAAATAATGGTTACACGTGTGCTGTACTTGGATGCGGTGCTAATGTTATTTATCCTAGAGAAAATAAAGATTTGTATTGCAAAATTATAAGAAGTGGGTGTATAATTTCTCAATATAAGCCAAATACAAAACCATTGTCTTATAATTTTCCAATAAGAAATAAAATTATAAGCGGCTTAAGTAAATTAGTCTTAGTTGTTGAAGCAGGAATAAGAAGTGGATCATTAATAACAGCACATATAGCCTTAGACCAAGGAAAAGATGTTGCTGCTGTACCTGGATCTGTTTTTTCTAAAATGAGTCTCGGAACTAATCAGTTAATAAAAGAAGGAGCTTATGTTGTAAGAAATCCAGATGATTTATTTGATGTTTTAAATTTTGAAAAAATTAATTTTAAAAAAATAAGCGATACTGCAGGAACTGTGAAAATGTCTCAAAAGCAGAAACAAATATATGATATTATTAATGATAAACCAATTCATGTTGATGATATAAAACAGTATCTTAATATTGACATTCAGGAACTTTATGAGTTATTATTTGAAATGCAGTTAAAAAATGAAATAATATGTTTAAGTGGAAGCTATTATGTAAAAGTAAATAAGTCTTTATAA
- a CDS encoding helix-turn-helix domain-containing protein, with the protein MRELRLKNNMTLDKLSKKINISVDTLMHVEEDKLNNPYYWRLICNYFGINHINYLKLYNMKEKCSKEKLLKLKAYMGAKSWKSVSISLGYSKDYISEILRKNKIPDTVYAVIQQKLSEIKRETF; encoded by the coding sequence TTGAGAGAATTAAGACTTAAAAATAATATGACGTTAGATAAATTAAGTAAAAAAATAAATATCTCAGTTGATACATTAATGCATGTAGAAGAAGACAAATTAAATAATCCATATTATTGGAGACTTATTTGTAATTATTTTGGTATCAATCATATTAATTACTTAAAGCTATATAATATGAAGGAAAAATGTTCAAAGGAAAAATTACTTAAATTAAAAGCGTATATGGGTGCTAAATCATGGAAAAGTGTTAGTATAAGTCTAGGATATAGTAAAGACTATATTAGTGAAATATTGAGAAAAAATAAAATTCCTGATACTGTTTACGCTGTTATACAACAAAAGCTATCTGAAATCAAGAGGGAAACATTCTAA
- a CDS encoding YdcF family protein — protein MKVIDDITNFIFVEDEPHKVDAIFIPGTSLADPAEKAAELWNKGYSNYIIPSGKYSSKLGYFPSDKTKDTSYERDYETECDFFCEVLYKNNVPKEIVIKEKSSQNTYENAYKSKELVESSNINLKKAIVCCQSYHARRVLMTYSWVYPNTQFYICPVDTRGITKDNWFTFEYGINRVMGELARCGHYFPDMIKEIYEKELKDK, from the coding sequence ATGAAAGTTATTGATGATATAACAAATTTTATATTTGTTGAAGATGAACCACATAAAGTCGATGCGATTTTTATACCTGGAACATCCTTGGCTGATCCAGCTGAGAAGGCTGCTGAACTTTGGAATAAAGGATATTCAAATTATATAATACCATCAGGGAAATATAGTTCAAAACTAGGATATTTTCCATCAGATAAAACTAAAGACACTTCCTATGAGAGAGATTATGAAACTGAATGCGATTTTTTTTGTGAAGTATTATACAAAAATAACGTGCCAAAAGAAATTGTTATTAAAGAAAAATCTTCTCAAAATACCTATGAAAATGCGTATAAATCAAAAGAATTAGTTGAGAGCTCAAATATAAATTTAAAAAAGGCTATCGTATGTTGTCAGTCATATCATGCACGTCGTGTGCTAATGACATATAGTTGGGTTTATCCTAATACTCAATTTTATATTTGTCCTGTTGACACTCGAGGAATAACCAAAGATAATTGGTTTACATTTGAGTATGGTATAAACCGAGTAATGGGGGAATTAGCAAGATGCGGACATTACTTCCCCGATATGATAAAAGAAATATATGAAAAAGAACTTAAAGATAAATAA
- a CDS encoding pyruvate kinase gives MLQNLTNKRIKSHILNLRRVCGFYLFCFSIICIYRTFANIIALSYTEGKDDIILIKDKLEEVLDYSPSIMSKIETMKGIDNSDEIIEHSDSLMLARGCLVLNIGISRLLYYQDLVLDKCKKRNCKLYIASELLSSLGKKEWPSRSDICDISYIVKKVLKI, from the coding sequence ATATTACAAAATTTAACAAATAAAAGGATAAAGTCGCATATTCTCAATTTAAGGAGAGTATGTGGCTTTTATTTATTTTGTTTTTCAATTATATGTATATATAGGACTTTCGCCAACATTATTGCATTATCATATACTGAAGGAAAAGATGATATTATTTTAATTAAAGACAAACTTGAAGAAGTATTGGATTACTCACCTAGCATTATGTCTAAGATTGAAACTATGAAAGGTATTGACAATTCAGATGAAATTATAGAACATAGTGATTCTCTAATGCTTGCAAGAGGATGCTTAGTTTTGAATATAGGAATATCAAGACTTTTATATTATCAAGATTTAGTTTTAGACAAGTGTAAGAAAAGAAATTGTAAGTTATATATAGCATCGGAATTACTTTCATCTCTTGGTAAGAAAGAGTGGCCAAGTCGTTCTGACATATGTGATATATCTTATATTGTAAAAAAAGTTTTGAAGATATAA
- a CDS encoding type I phosphomannose isomerase catalytic subunit, with product MYPLKFEHLYYKKVWGGRSLEKFRNDLPEGNIGESWDVACHKDETSIVSNGKFKGKRLDDLIKEKRNEIVGTKIDKFWFPLLVKLLNTTSELSVQVHPNDNYARNVENDMGKTEVWYVVDAEEEAALIVGTKGNCTKELFKEAIKSSELERYMNKIPVKKGDVYLIKSGMIHTMTGGLIIAEIQQNSDTTYRVYDYNRGRELHIKKALDVIDLNIKAKKSNGIKLTYEGYEKTHLCLGKDFSLELYDVCNEFTEKSDNERFYIFTCVDGNGEIVYDNGTEKISLGESILIPASLGKYIIKGKIKLIKSYVPDIKKVKNEILNEIIY from the coding sequence ATGTATCCATTAAAATTTGAACATTTATATTATAAAAAGGTTTGGGGAGGAAGAAGTTTAGAAAAATTTAGAAATGATTTACCAGAAGGTAATATAGGTGAAAGCTGGGATGTTGCATGTCATAAAGATGAAACAAGTATAGTTTCTAATGGAAAATTTAAAGGAAAAAGGTTAGACGATCTAATAAAAGAAAAGAGAAATGAAATTGTCGGTACAAAGATAGATAAATTTTGGTTTCCATTACTTGTAAAGCTTTTAAATACTACATCAGAATTGTCTGTTCAAGTACATCCAAATGATAATTATGCCAGAAATGTAGAAAATGATATGGGAAAAACAGAAGTTTGGTATGTAGTTGATGCTGAAGAAGAAGCTGCACTTATAGTTGGAACTAAAGGTAATTGTACTAAAGAACTATTTAAAGAAGCAATAAAAAGCAGTGAATTGGAAAGATATATGAATAAGATACCTGTTAAAAAAGGAGATGTTTATCTCATAAAAAGCGGCATGATACATACTATGACTGGAGGCCTGATAATAGCTGAAATACAGCAAAACAGTGATACAACTTATAGAGTATATGATTATAATAGGGGAAGAGAACTTCACATAAAAAAGGCTCTTGATGTTATAGATTTAAATATAAAAGCTAAAAAAAGCAATGGAATAAAACTTACTTATGAAGGTTATGAGAAAACGCACCTTTGCCTTGGAAAAGATTTTTCACTTGAGCTTTACGATGTTTGTAATGAATTTACTGAAAAAAGTGATAATGAGAGATTTTATATATTCACTTGTGTTGATGGGAACGGAGAAATAGTTTATGATAATGGAACTGAAAAAATAAGTTTGGGCGAAAGTATTTTAATACCTGCTTCACTTGGAAAATATATTATAAAGGGTAAAATTAAACTTATTAAGAGCTATGTACCTGATATAAAAAAAGTTAAAAATGAAATATTAAATGAAATAATTTATTAA
- a CDS encoding glycoside hydrolase family 1 protein codes for MVNKKLDVIPDNFLWGGAVTSFQTEGAWNEGGKGLSIVDVREIKDDFSDWKVAIDFYHKYKEDIALFKEMGFNAYRTSISWARIFPDGEGKVNEEGLKFYDDMFDELLKNGIQPVITLYHFDVPLALAEKYNGFASRKVVDLFEKYSRTVFERFKDKVKYWITFNEENLMFGMPEHWGVKLSGDETDETLRYQMCHNVFVAQAKAKKALKEIIPDAKMGGMVAYTTLYPASCNPKDNLALVKAKELFIDFYFDIFANGEYPSYITSYLKEKNIKLQMEDGDLELIKENTVDYLTFSYYQSQIVKDVNENDELNLKGIMPNPNLKKNEWGWSIDPIGLRVALKDVYSRYELPIFISENGIGVREELNEKNTVDDDYRIDYLREHIKQMEIAISEGVEVIGYLNWGSTDLLSSGGEMKKRYGFIYVNRGEKDLRDLKRYKKKSFYWYKKVIASNGRELD; via the coding sequence ATGGTAAATAAAAAATTAGATGTAATTCCTGATAACTTTTTATGGGGTGGAGCTGTAACTTCCTTTCAAACGGAAGGCGCATGGAATGAAGGAGGCAAAGGGCTTTCTATAGTTGATGTAAGAGAGATAAAAGATGATTTTTCAGATTGGAAAGTGGCAATAGATTTTTACCATAAATATAAAGAAGATATAGCACTATTTAAAGAAATGGGTTTTAATGCTTACAGAACAAGTATTTCATGGGCGAGAATTTTTCCTGATGGTGAGGGAAAAGTAAATGAAGAAGGACTTAAATTTTACGATGATATGTTTGACGAATTATTAAAAAATGGTATACAGCCGGTTATCACACTTTATCATTTTGATGTACCGTTAGCTTTAGCTGAAAAATATAATGGCTTTGCTTCAAGAAAAGTTGTTGATCTATTTGAAAAGTATTCAAGAACGGTATTTGAACGTTTCAAAGATAAGGTTAAATATTGGATTACATTTAATGAAGAAAATTTGATGTTTGGAATGCCTGAGCACTGGGGAGTAAAACTTTCTGGAGATGAGACAGATGAAACATTAAGATATCAGATGTGTCATAATGTTTTTGTTGCTCAAGCAAAGGCTAAAAAAGCGCTTAAAGAAATAATTCCGGATGCTAAAATGGGAGGAATGGTTGCATATACAACATTATATCCTGCATCCTGCAATCCTAAAGATAACCTTGCACTTGTTAAGGCAAAAGAACTTTTTATAGATTTCTATTTTGATATATTTGCAAATGGAGAATATCCATCATATATTACAAGTTATTTGAAAGAAAAAAATATTAAACTCCAAATGGAAGATGGGGATCTTGAACTTATTAAAGAAAATACTGTGGACTATTTAACTTTTAGTTATTATCAAAGTCAAATTGTAAAAGATGTTAATGAAAATGATGAGTTAAATCTTAAAGGTATTATGCCAAATCCAAATTTGAAGAAAAATGAATGGGGTTGGTCTATTGATCCTATAGGACTTAGAGTAGCTTTAAAGGATGTTTATTCAAGATATGAATTACCTATTTTTATATCTGAAAATGGAATTGGAGTAAGAGAAGAACTTAATGAGAAAAATACAGTTGATGATGATTATAGAATTGATTATTTAAGAGAACATATTAAGCAAATGGAGATTGCTATATCAGAGGGTGTAGAGGTAATTGGATATCTAAACTGGGGTTCAACAGATCTTTTGAGTTCAGGCGGTGAAATGAAAAAAAGATATGGTTTTATTTATGTAAATCGTGGTGAGAAAGATTTAAGAGATTTAAAAAGATATAAGAAAAAGAGTTTTTATTGGTATAAAAAGGTTATAGCCTCTAATGGAAGAGAACTAGATTAA
- the celB gene encoding PTS cellobiose transporter subunit IIC, translating to MSEQKESKFMSKLEEALMPIAGKISENRYLLAIRDGFMLAMPLLIIGAMSLLFANFPITGYGDFMKGIFGTGWDDFFNIPYNCSMALMTIFVVMGIAVSLSKYYDIEPVSTGVTALVCFFIVTPFWMNYTPKGTKSNFFISSIIPTDWLGSKGLFVGMFTAIIVTEIVRQIIHRGWVIKMPAGVPPSVSKAFSALIPAFFAMYAFNIIRLLFTYTPYSTVHMFIFKILQQPLTSLGATYPASVIANFFMQLFWIFGIHGSNVVGAVTQPLWYSLQAENLAAYQAGKALPHIVIQSYQDLFIQLGGSGATLGLCLSMIFLCKSEQCKKIGKLAIIPGIFNINEPITFGLPIVLNPIMAIPFIIVPLVLTTVAYFSMATGLVPRLSGVLIPWTTPPVIGGFLVCGVRGAILQIVELLISTLIYLPFLKVVDKSYYKEEQSVPAEAE from the coding sequence ATGAGTGAACAAAAAGAAAGCAAATTTATGTCCAAATTGGAAGAAGCACTTATGCCAATTGCAGGAAAAATATCGGAGAACAGATACCTTCTAGCAATACGTGATGGTTTCATGCTTGCAATGCCACTTCTTATAATAGGAGCAATGTCATTATTATTTGCTAATTTTCCTATAACAGGATATGGAGACTTCATGAAAGGTATATTTGGAACTGGTTGGGATGACTTTTTCAATATTCCTTATAACTGTAGTATGGCACTTATGACTATATTCGTTGTTATGGGTATAGCGGTTAGTCTTTCAAAATACTATGATATTGAACCAGTAAGTACCGGAGTAACTGCATTAGTATGCTTTTTTATAGTTACACCTTTCTGGATGAATTATACACCAAAAGGAACTAAGAGCAACTTTTTTATATCAAGTATAATTCCTACAGATTGGCTTGGCTCTAAAGGATTATTTGTTGGAATGTTTACAGCTATAATTGTAACTGAAATTGTTAGACAAATTATTCATCGTGGATGGGTAATTAAAATGCCAGCTGGTGTTCCACCTTCGGTTTCAAAAGCATTTTCAGCTTTAATACCTGCATTCTTTGCAATGTATGCTTTCAACATAATAAGATTGTTATTCACATATACTCCGTACAGTACTGTTCATATGTTTATATTTAAAATCTTACAGCAGCCACTTACTTCACTTGGTGCTACTTATCCTGCATCAGTTATTGCAAACTTTTTCATGCAATTATTTTGGATATTTGGTATTCATGGTTCAAATGTTGTTGGTGCTGTTACACAACCACTTTGGTATTCTTTGCAGGCAGAAAATCTTGCAGCTTATCAGGCAGGTAAAGCTTTACCCCATATAGTAATTCAGTCATACCAAGATTTATTTATACAATTAGGTGGATCTGGAGCCACACTTGGATTATGTTTATCAATGATATTCCTTTGTAAATCAGAGCAATGTAAAAAAATCGGAAAACTTGCAATAATACCTGGTATATTTAATATTAATGAACCTATTACTTTCGGACTTCCAATAGTATTAAACCCTATTATGGCTATACCATTTATAATTGTACCTTTGGTTCTTACTACAGTAGCTTATTTTTCAATGGCCACTGGATTAGTTCCTAGACTTTCAGGTGTTTTGATACCTTGGACGACACCACCAGTAATCGGAGGATTCTTAGTCTGCGGTGTAAGAGGAGCAATTCTACAAATAGTTGAATTACTAATTTCAACTTTAATATACTTACCATTCTTAAAAGTGGTAGATAAATCTTATTATAAAGAAGAACAATCTGTTCCTGCAGAAGCTGAGTAA
- a CDS encoding PTS sugar transporter subunit IIB has protein sequence MVTIRLFCAAGMSTSMLVTKMQESAKKNEIEVDIEAFPEAEMAKRLEGVNVVLLGPQVRYALNKAKKVCEPKGIPVEVISPASYGMMDGAKVLDQALKLANNK, from the coding sequence ATGGTTACTATTAGATTATTTTGTGCAGCAGGAATGTCAACAAGTATGCTTGTTACTAAGATGCAGGAGTCAGCAAAAAAAAATGAGATTGAAGTAGATATAGAAGCCTTTCCAGAAGCTGAAATGGCAAAAAGATTAGAGGGAGTAAATGTTGTACTTTTAGGACCACAGGTAAGATATGCTCTTAATAAAGCTAAAAAAGTATGTGAACCTAAGGGGATACCAGTAGAAGTTATAAGTCCAGCAAGTTATGGAATGATGGACGGTGCTAAAGTATTAGATCAAGCTTTAAAGCTTGCTAATAATAAATAA
- a CDS encoding PTS lactose/cellobiose transporter subunit IIA: MMDLEQTVMNIIIYSGDARGYMYEALENAKEGKYDEIGSLIDKANEAIGKAHDVQTSMLQKEASGEKLKVSVLFVHSQDHLMTTISEKNMICEIIELRKLVNSLMNK, translated from the coding sequence ATGATGGATTTAGAACAGACCGTAATGAATATAATAATTTATTCTGGCGACGCAAGAGGATATATGTATGAAGCTCTTGAGAATGCCAAAGAAGGAAAATATGATGAAATAGGCAGTCTTATAGACAAGGCAAATGAAGCTATAGGTAAGGCTCATGATGTTCAGACATCAATGCTTCAAAAAGAAGCAAGTGGTGAAAAGTTAAAAGTATCAGTATTATTTGTGCATTCGCAGGATCATTTAATGACAACGATATCAGAGAAAAATATGATCTGCGAAATCATTGAATTAAGAAAATTAGTTAATTCATTGATGAATAAGTAA
- a CDS encoding ROK family protein, protein MDFIIQGNVIISVLGFDLGGASIKYGIINENGNILANGKLKSSKEDIEIFINKLNDIKLMFQEKYDIVGVGIRFSGAVDNDTGIVGGFSAIPYIHGFNIKKDM, encoded by the coding sequence ATGGATTTTATTATACAAGGAAATGTAATTATAAGTGTATTGGGATTTGATTTAGGTGGAGCTAGTATAAAATATGGCATAATTAATGAAAATGGAAATATTCTGGCAAATGGGAAACTTAAAAGCTCTAAGGAGGATATTGAAATTTTTATAAATAAATTAAATGATATTAAGTTAATGTTTCAAGAAAAATATGATATTGTTGGTGTTGGAATAAGGTTTTCTGGAGCTGTTGATAATGATACTGGAATAGTAGGTGGATTTAGTGCAATTCCATACATACATGGTTTTAATATAAAAAAAGATATGTGA